AACATTGTATGTTCATGGGCGACAAATACTTACGATAAAACTTCAAAATAGAAATTGCGCCGATTTTTAAATATCTCATAGCAGAATCCCGGCTTCTTTCGCCAATGCTAAAAAAACACAACCGATCTCCTTACGCAAAAACTTCTTTTCGGGGCCCTTCCTTACGATCACTACCATATCAAAGGCCGGTTTGAAGATCGGTTTATTTTTTCTATAAACTTCGCGGAAAGACCTGCGGATGCGATTGCGAATGCAGGCTCGCCTTACATTCGCGGAACTTATCGAAAAACCCATACGGTTGTAGGCTAAGCCGTTGGGCATTATCGACAGAATGAAACCGTTTTTTCTGAAAGACCTGCCTTTTTTATATACCGCCCTGAACTCCCTCGACTTTAAAATATGCTCTTTTTTCCTGAAAGTCTCGTCGGAGATCATACGGTAAGCTTATGGCGGCCTTTTCTCCTTCGTCTCTTTAATACTTCCCTGCCCCAGCGGTCCTTCATTCTTTTTCTAAATCCGTGTTTTTTCTTTCTCTTGATATTGGATTTGGGCTTTAGGCCATATTTCATTTTACGTTCCTCTCTTTCGCTGTTTTGATGTTGTTAGATTATATCATAAAGGCCCGCCCAGTCAATCATTTAATTTCACTTTATCAATTTTCCTTGCAATGCGGGCCATACTTTTATATAATAGCGCATGCTGTGCCGTATTAACGGTTAAAAACCATTGTGCACAACATGTGCATAACTTGTTATTTTGTGTGGGACTGGCTTAATATTATTGTGGATAACTGCAGATTGGCGGACAAATGAGCGATTCCGGCAGCGTCTGGACAAAAGCACTGGATATTATCAGAAAAGAGCTCGATAATGAGCAGACGTTCAATATCTGGTTCAGCCCTATCAAGTGTTCCTCGTGTACGTCGGAGAAAATGATCCTGGAGGTGCCAAACAAGTTTTTCCAGGACTGGTTATTGAACAGATATATGGATGTCCTGAATTCCGGCGCCAGGAAAGCCTGCGGCGCGGAAATCAAGATAGAATTTATCTTCGGTGCCGACGAGTCGGCCAACACGGAAATCGAGGCGGCAAAGAAAGAGGAGACGAAAAAAGAAGTTAAAGGTTTTTGGCCGTTTTCGAAACACGCTCCGGACCACGCCAGAGAACTGGGGCTCGACCCCAAGTATACATTCGATAGTTTTGTTATCGGGTCTTCCAACCGCTTTGCCCATGCCGCGGCCATGGCGGTCTCCGATTCTCCGGCGAAAGCCTATAATCCTCTCTTTATATACGGCGGCACAGGGCTGGGTAAGACGCATCTTATGCACGCCATAGGGGATCGTGTTCTCGCGAAGAGCCCAAAGACAAAAGTCCTGTACATTTCGAGCGAGGACTTCACCAACCAGATGATAAGCGCCATCCAAAACCGATCGATGATCAAGTTCAGGGAGAAGTACCGCAGCGTCGATATCCTTCTGATAGACGATGTGCATTTCATCGCCGGCAAAGATTCCACGCAGGAAGAGTTCTTCCATACTTTTAACACTTTATACGACGCGCACAAACAGATCGTCGTGACGAGCGACCGCCCCCCGAAGGAGATAAACAAGCTGGAGGAACGGCTCGTATCCAGGTTTTTGTACGGACTCGTGACGGATGTCCAGCCGCCTGATTTTGAGACGAGGATAGCTATATTAAAGAGGAAGTCCGAAATAGCGGCATTGACTCTGCCTGAAGATGTTTTTTATTTTCTTGCGGAAAAGGTTAAGACCAATATCAGGGAGCTGGAGGGCGCGCTTATACGTGTGGTCGCATATTCGAAGCTTATAGGAAAAGAGGTCTCCGTCGACCTCGCTAAGGAAGTGTTGAAGGACATGATCATAGAGGGTGAGAAGAAGATCACCATAGACCTTATACAAAAGAAGGTGAGCGAGTATTTCGATATAAAACTTTCCGATATGAGAGCGAAGAAGCGCTCGAAGGCAATAGCATACCCGCGTCAGGTGGCGATGTATCTCGCCAGGCAGCTCACTGATTATTCACTTCCGGAGATAGGAGACCAGTTTGGGGGGCGCGACCATACTACGGTAATACACGCCTGCACTAAAGTGGAAGGTGATTTAAAGAGTAAAGACGGTTTTAAGGTTTTGTTGGGGCGATTAATAGAAAGTATTAAAGGATAAGCCTGGGTATCCTGTTTGGCGTGTTGATAAGTTTTTTGGTTTTGGGTAGCGGTGGGTTTTTATAATATATTGCGGTGTAGATAGTTAACACGTTATACACTTATCCACAGGTATTACTACGGCTATTGCTATTTTTTAATTTAGTATAATAATCGAAGGGAGTAGAGGGAATGAAATTTACCGCGCCTAAGGATGTGCTGTTAAAAGGTATACAGAGCGTGCAGACGGTGATAGATTCGAAAGCGGTACAGCCGATACTGTCACATATACTGATAAAAGCCGCAACAGACAACTTAATATTAACAGCAACGGATTTCAATGTGGGGATAATAACCACGATCCCCGTAAAACCATCGATAATCGGGGCGATAACGGTGCCGGCGAAAAAATTTTCGGAGATAATTAAGGAGCTGCCGGACGGCGAGGCTATTTCGATATCGGTAAAGAAGAATAATATCATCAACATAGAGTGTGGCAATAGCAACTTCAAAATAATGGGGCTGTCGGAAGAGGAATTTTCCAAGCCGCCCGAATTCAAAGACAAAAATTATGTAACATTAAAACAATCCAGGTTAAAGATGATGCTCCGCAGGACAGGTTTTGCGACGGGCCACGACGAGATAAGGCACGTGTTGAACGGGATATTGTTTGTGTTGAAACCCTCAGGTTTAAGGCTCGTGGCGACCGACGGAAGATGCCTTGCCATGACGGAAGAAAAGATGCAGCTTCCGAAAACGCTCGAGGGGAAATTTATATTACCGTCGAAAGCTGTAGCTGAGCTCGACAGGATCCTGGCCGACGACGGAGAGGTGAGGATGTCGGTGGCGGAGAAGCAGGTGATGTTCGATACCGGGGTGACGAAGCTGGTCTCCAGGCTCATCGAGGGCGACTTTCCTAACTATGAACGCGTGATCCCTGAAGAGACGAAAGAAAAGATAACCGTCTCCAGGCAGGCTCTTCTGGCGGCCATAAAACGCGTCGCGCTCTTCACAAGCCCCGACTCGATGTTCGTCAGGGTGGATGCGGCCAAGGACAAGATGGTTTTATCGAAGAGTGACCCTCATACGGGAGAAGCTCGCGTAGAGTTAACGGCGCAGTATAAAGGAAAAGAGCTGTCGATCGGGTTCAACCCCGATTATCTTATAAGCTTATTGAAGAATGTGGACCAGGAGACGATAGCCCTGGAGCTCGTCGACGCAGAGAAGCCGGGCGTTGTGAGGATCGCGGATGAGTATGTCTATGTGGTCATGCCCAGACAGCCAAGCTAAGGGCGGCAACAAAGGCGCGGAACATTTCAGCCAGCTCATAAATAAAGTTATAGAGGGGCTGAGCGGTAAAGAGCGCCTCGGCGAAGAGGAGATAGAGGCCGCCTGGAGAAGAGCCGCCGGGGATGCGGCCGCCAGGCATTCGAAGCCCGTCTCGTTTAAGAAAGCGAGCCTTATCGTGAGCGTGGCAAGCTCCAGCTGGCTGTACGAGCTGACCGTACGGAAAAAAGAGATAATGAAGATGCTGGAAGCGGAATTAAAAGGGAAAAAAATTAAAGAATTAAGGTTTCGAATAGGCGATATAAAGGATACCAAATGAAAGAGAAGAAGATGAAGAAGACGGAAGAAAAAAATTCACAAGGCAGCAAGGAAAAAGCCGCCGCGGTAAAGAAATACGATGCTACCACAATAACGGTCTTGGAAGGCGTGGACGCCGTAAGGAAGCGTCCGGCGATGTATATCGGCGACACCACCCAGCGCGGGCTCCACCATCTCGTCTACGAGGTAGTCGATAACTCCATAGACGAATGCATGGGCGGTTACGCGACGACCATAGATGTCATCGTGCATGCGGACAATTCCGTTACCGTGATCGACGACGGGCGCGGCATCCCCGTCGACATCCACAAGACCCAGGGGAAGCCCGCGGTCGAGGTAGTGCTGACGACTCTCCATGCCGGCGGCAAATTCGACCACAGGGTATATAAAGTCGCCGGGGGCCTTCACGGCGTCGGAGTCTCGTGCGTCAACGCGCTCTCCGAATGGCTC
This portion of the Candidatus Omnitrophota bacterium genome encodes:
- a CDS encoding DciA family protein; the protein is MWSCPDSQAKGGNKGAEHFSQLINKVIEGLSGKERLGEEEIEAAWRRAAGDAAARHSKPVSFKKASLIVSVASSSWLYELTVRKKEIMKMLEAELKGKKIKELRFRIGDIKDTK
- the rpmH gene encoding 50S ribosomal protein L34 gives rise to the protein MKYGLKPKSNIKRKKKHGFRKRMKDRWGREVLKRRRRKGRHKLTV
- the rnpA gene encoding ribonuclease P protein component — protein: MISDETFRKKEHILKSREFRAVYKKGRSFRKNGFILSIMPNGLAYNRMGFSISSANVRRACIRNRIRRSFREVYRKNKPIFKPAFDMVVIVRKGPEKKFLRKEIGCVFLALAKEAGILL
- the dnaA gene encoding chromosomal replication initiator protein DnaA, whose product is MSDSGSVWTKALDIIRKELDNEQTFNIWFSPIKCSSCTSEKMILEVPNKFFQDWLLNRYMDVLNSGARKACGAEIKIEFIFGADESANTEIEAAKKEETKKEVKGFWPFSKHAPDHARELGLDPKYTFDSFVIGSSNRFAHAAAMAVSDSPAKAYNPLFIYGGTGLGKTHLMHAIGDRVLAKSPKTKVLYISSEDFTNQMISAIQNRSMIKFREKYRSVDILLIDDVHFIAGKDSTQEEFFHTFNTLYDAHKQIVVTSDRPPKEINKLEERLVSRFLYGLVTDVQPPDFETRIAILKRKSEIAALTLPEDVFYFLAEKVKTNIRELEGALIRVVAYSKLIGKEVSVDLAKEVLKDMIIEGEKKITIDLIQKKVSEYFDIKLSDMRAKKRSKAIAYPRQVAMYLARQLTDYSLPEIGDQFGGRDHTTVIHACTKVEGDLKSKDGFKVLLGRLIESIKG
- the dnaN gene encoding DNA polymerase III subunit beta, translating into MKFTAPKDVLLKGIQSVQTVIDSKAVQPILSHILIKAATDNLILTATDFNVGIITTIPVKPSIIGAITVPAKKFSEIIKELPDGEAISISVKKNNIINIECGNSNFKIMGLSEEEFSKPPEFKDKNYVTLKQSRLKMMLRRTGFATGHDEIRHVLNGILFVLKPSGLRLVATDGRCLAMTEEKMQLPKTLEGKFILPSKAVAELDRILADDGEVRMSVAEKQVMFDTGVTKLVSRLIEGDFPNYERVIPEETKEKITVSRQALLAAIKRVALFTSPDSMFVRVDAAKDKMVLSKSDPHTGEARVELTAQYKGKELSIGFNPDYLISLLKNVDQETIALELVDAEKPGVVRIADEYVYVVMPRQPS